Proteins from a single region of Oncorhynchus nerka isolate Pitt River linkage group LG18, Oner_Uvic_2.0, whole genome shotgun sequence:
- the LOC115146626 gene encoding protein LBH-like has product MTKVINTQEPVIAAAVSGDQGISFQIFPDTHERNPKLSKRLPSIVVEPSVGGNVESGELRWPPKDPNFVEVPSGIQPYKHTPLQTTQDQTADEDQNLEVQDSSEVVSGAVVEESN; this is encoded by the exons ATGACTAAGGTGATTAACACACAGGAACCTGTGATAGCTGCAGCTGTGTCAGGGGATCAGGGCATATCCTTTCAG ATCTTCCCTGATACCCATGAGAGGAATCCCAAGCTGTCCAAGAGACTTCCCTCTATTGTGGTGGAGCCCTCTGTTGGGGGCAATGTGGAGAGTGGGGAACTCCGCTGGCCCCCTAAGGATCCCAACTTTGTTGAGGTCCCAAGTGGGATACAgccctacaaacacacacctcttcagaccacacaggaccagactgCAG ATGAAGATCAGAATCTTGAGGTGCAGGACAGCAGTGAAGTGGTGTCTGGGGCTGTAGTAGAGGAATCTAACTGA